A stretch of the Campylobacter concisus genome encodes the following:
- the gltX gene encoding glutamate--tRNA ligase yields the protein MIVTRFAPSPTGYLHIGGLRTALYNYLYARANNGKFLLRIEDTDLKRNSEEATKAIKEAFAWCKLDHDGEVTYQSKRFDLYKEYVKKLLEEGKAYKCYMSKDELEELRASQEARKERPKYDNRYRDFKGTPPAGIEPVIRIKAPLSGEIVIHDGIKGEVKFKVEDILDDFIIARSDGTPTYNFTVVIDDALMGVTDVIRGDDHLSNTPKQIVLYEALGFKVPKFYHVAMINGEDGKKLSKRHGATDVMEYKKMGYLPEALLNFLVRLGWSHGDDEIFTIDDMLKYFNPNDINKSSSTYNAQKLDWLNSHYIKTLPYERLAHDMLEFGVDFKALVKGELLLNSLRERSKTLIEMANSANTIINAPKSYDEKAWAKFINENSKENLAKFAQILDRDLDAKGYEELTNKFLEQNGLKLKDLAQALRIALTGSSVSPSIFEVLEVVGSSETKNRIQNLLKEEK from the coding sequence ATGATAGTTACTAGATTTGCTCCGTCGCCTACTGGATACCTACATATAGGCGGACTTAGGACAGCCCTTTATAATTATTTATACGCAAGAGCTAATAATGGAAAATTTTTACTTCGCATCGAAGATACTGACCTAAAACGAAATTCAGAAGAAGCCACGAAAGCCATAAAAGAGGCATTTGCTTGGTGCAAGCTAGATCACGACGGCGAAGTGACATATCAGTCAAAGAGATTTGATCTTTACAAAGAGTATGTTAAAAAACTACTTGAAGAAGGCAAGGCATATAAATGCTATATGAGCAAGGACGAGCTTGAAGAGCTTAGAGCTAGCCAAGAGGCTAGAAAAGAGCGCCCAAAATATGATAATAGATATAGAGATTTTAAAGGCACGCCTCCAGCTGGCATCGAGCCAGTCATCCGTATCAAAGCCCCACTTAGTGGCGAAATCGTCATACATGATGGCATAAAGGGTGAGGTTAAATTTAAGGTTGAAGACATATTAGACGACTTCATCATCGCAAGAAGCGACGGCACACCAACTTATAACTTCACGGTTGTGATAGATGACGCACTAATGGGCGTAACAGACGTCATCCGTGGTGATGATCACCTTTCAAATACCCCAAAACAGATCGTTCTTTACGAAGCACTTGGCTTTAAGGTACCAAAATTTTATCACGTCGCTATGATAAACGGAGAGGATGGTAAAAAGCTTAGCAAAAGACACGGCGCAACTGACGTTATGGAGTATAAAAAGATGGGCTACCTGCCTGAAGCGCTCTTAAATTTTCTCGTTCGTCTTGGCTGGAGCCACGGCGATGATGAGATTTTTACTATCGATGATATGCTTAAATACTTTAATCCAAACGATATCAACAAAAGCTCAAGCACCTACAATGCTCAAAAGCTTGACTGGCTAAATTCTCACTACATCAAGACCTTGCCTTACGAGAGGCTAGCGCACGATATGCTTGAGTTTGGCGTTGATTTTAAGGCTTTGGTAAAGGGCGAGCTACTGCTAAATTCGCTCCGTGAGAGATCAAAGACATTAATCGAAATGGCAAATAGCGCAAACACGATCATCAACGCTCCAAAAAGCTACGATGAGAAAGCTTGGGCTAAATTTATAAATGAAAATAGTAAAGAAAATTTGGCTAAATTTGCTCAAATTTTAGATCGTGACCTTGACGCAAAGGGCTACGAGGAGCTAACAAATAAATTTTTAGAGCAAAATGGCTTAAAGCTAAAAGACCTAGCTCAGGCTCTAAGAATAGCGCTAACTGGCTCAAGCGTGAGCCCAAGCATATTTGAGGTGCTTGAAGTAGTGGGCAGTAGCGAGACGAAAAATAGAATACAAAATTTATTAAAGGAAGAGAAATGA
- a CDS encoding DUF6803 family protein, with protein MGVIPLLSIALLELNLIYKNASKKVRLKFHFCLLIFFLIVGHVAMIFVMIDPTITGYRANEGAMNMHIYDHHKMMINIKI; from the coding sequence ATCGGCGTCATCCCACTTCTTAGCATAGCCCTTTTAGAGCTAAATTTGATCTATAAAAACGCAAGCAAAAAGGTAAGGCTAAAGTTTCACTTTTGCCTGCTCATATTCTTTTTAATCGTCGGACACGTCGCTATGATATTTGTCATGATTGATCCCACCATAACTGGCTACAGGGCTAATGAGGGCGCGATGAACATGCATATATACGATCACCACAAAATGATGATAAATATAAAAATATAA
- a CDS encoding peptidylprolyl isomerase, with amino-acid sequence MKKLLFLAAGMLSALNLYSAQMINGIAAIVENEPITLYEVYSLKEQLRASEQDALNLLIRDRLEDAQIKNLNISVTPFELNDRIESIAKQNGMTNSQFRSSIQAQGMDFLEFKNNIEKKMLQEKLYKSILAEAGKNVNEQKAKMYFDANPDKFKVFSTARVVVYRAKDPELLEAQKTSPKLLDGVQTQEVSLDYQSIDPRLAAIISSTNNGDYTQPLQGPDSFDMFYVKEKIGSYTPSFADVKDNVINELYQGEQEKLMADYFDKLRAKAKIQILR; translated from the coding sequence ATGAAAAAATTGCTCTTTTTGGCTGCTGGCATGCTAAGTGCTTTAAATTTATATTCGGCTCAGATGATAAACGGTATCGCAGCTATTGTAGAGAACGAACCAATCACGCTTTATGAAGTTTATAGCTTGAAAGAGCAGCTAAGAGCTAGCGAACAAGATGCCTTAAATTTACTCATAAGAGATAGACTCGAAGATGCTCAGATAAAAAATTTAAACATTAGTGTAACACCATTTGAGCTAAACGATAGAATAGAATCAATTGCAAAGCAAAATGGTATGACAAATTCGCAGTTTAGAAGCTCTATCCAAGCTCAAGGCATGGACTTTTTGGAGTTTAAAAACAACATAGAAAAAAAGATGCTTCAAGAAAAGCTTTATAAAAGCATCTTGGCTGAAGCTGGCAAAAATGTAAATGAGCAAAAAGCAAAGATGTATTTTGACGCTAATCCTGATAAATTTAAGGTCTTTAGCACCGCTAGAGTCGTAGTTTATAGAGCAAAAGATCCTGAGCTACTTGAGGCTCAAAAGACAAGTCCGAAGCTGTTAGACGGCGTGCAAACACAAGAGGTTAGTTTGGACTATCAAAGCATAGATCCAAGGCTTGCTGCGATCATCTCAAGCACAAATAACGGTGACTACACACAGCCTTTGCAAGGGCCTGACAGCTTTGATATGTTTTATGTAAAAGAGAAAATAGGCTCATACACTCCAAGCTTTGCAGACGTTAAGGATAATGTTATAAATGAGCTTTATCAAGGTGAGCAAGAAAAACTTATGGCTGATTATTTTGATAAACTCCGCGCAAAAGCAAAGATTCAAATTTTAAGATAA
- a CDS encoding TerC/Alx family metal homeostasis membrane protein, protein MNTSEIQTIIVFLIMASLAFGIDLFAHKHDEKISLKQAGIWSIFWIGVSVLFGIYLYFERGSEIASLYFAGYALEKSLSVDNLFVMMAIFSWFNIPEIYRHRVLYFGVIGAMVFRLIFVAVGTMLFAISPWMELIFAAIVAYSAVMMIKKDKCDEDIKDYSNHIAYRAVYRFFPVLPQLFGHSFFVKFSEISKQISDSQKTTLNDQILRLKATWIATPLFLCLCVIELSDVIFAFDSVPAVIAVSKDPVIVYSAMIFAILGLRTLYFVLEALKNFLKYLEISVIVLLFFIAAKLAVNATAHIFHIGFEISAQISLFIILAILGVGVLASLIKK, encoded by the coding sequence TTGAACACGTCAGAAATTCAAACAATTATAGTTTTTCTTATAATGGCATCACTTGCCTTTGGAATAGATCTTTTTGCTCATAAACATGATGAGAAAATTTCACTAAAACAAGCTGGCATTTGGTCTATCTTTTGGATAGGAGTTTCGGTACTTTTTGGTATATATTTATATTTTGAGCGAGGCAGCGAAATAGCAAGCCTTTATTTTGCAGGATATGCGCTAGAAAAGTCGCTCTCGGTAGATAATCTTTTTGTGATGATGGCGATTTTTTCATGGTTTAATATACCTGAAATTTATCGCCACAGAGTGCTTTATTTTGGCGTTATAGGAGCTATGGTATTTAGACTCATCTTTGTAGCCGTAGGTACGATGCTTTTTGCCATCTCGCCTTGGATGGAGCTAATATTTGCAGCAATAGTCGCATATAGTGCTGTAATGATGATAAAAAAAGATAAGTGTGATGAGGATATAAAAGATTATTCAAACCATATAGCCTATAGGGCAGTTTATCGCTTCTTCCCAGTTTTACCGCAGCTTTTCGGACATAGTTTTTTTGTTAAATTTAGCGAAATTTCTAAACAAATTTCAGATAGTCAAAAAACTACTCTTAACGATCAAATTTTAAGACTAAAAGCCACTTGGATAGCAACACCGTTATTCTTGTGCCTTTGCGTGATTGAGCTAAGCGATGTGATATTTGCTTTTGATAGCGTTCCAGCCGTCATTGCTGTGAGCAAAGATCCTGTGATTGTTTATTCAGCAATGATATTTGCGATACTTGGGCTAAGAACGCTTTATTTTGTACTTGAAGCACTCAAAAATTTTTTAAAATATCTAGAAATTTCTGTGATCGTGCTTTTATTTTTTATCGCAGCAAAGCTAGCTGTAAATGCGACTGCTCATATCTTTCATATCGGTTTTGAAATTTCTGCACAAATTAGCCTTTTTATCATTCTAGCCATTCTTGGAGTTGGGGTCTTAGCAAGCTTGATTAAAAAATAG
- a CDS encoding molybdopterin molybdotransferase MoeA — protein sequence MKDFMSYADSLKILKDTINAWEKVEKVAITDALDRNIAYDVTATENYPAKPVSAMDGYAFAFKDGLSELELITDLPAGSDKGLVIEGSKCVKTFTGSLMSEGTDTLVPVENVEVNGSKILIKKSVPKGFAVREVGESYKKGEILIKKGARLSYAEIALLAELGVFHVSVFIRPRVAILATGSEIKDLGEPLENPAQIHSSNHVGIAMQIRKMGAEPILCEIVRDKAELVEKAIINALKSADILVTTGGISMGDYDFVKGALNENFSLIIEGAAIKPGRHIRVAKSGDKYIFALPGFPYSAMVMCVLYVRVLINAWFGQEEPKITAIMDEDYKKRSPFLEFTAVNLENREGKNFVNLNGKKLGSSAIVNNLTNKAALLMIPMDKEILKKGEIVEVLMMPC from the coding sequence ATGAAAGATTTTATGAGTTACGCAGATAGCCTAAAAATTCTAAAAGATACAATAAATGCGTGGGAAAAGGTCGAAAAAGTAGCCATCACGGACGCACTTGATAGAAATATCGCCTACGACGTGACAGCCACTGAAAATTACCCAGCAAAGCCGGTTTCAGCGATGGATGGATACGCTTTTGCCTTTAAAGATGGCCTAAGCGAGCTTGAGCTCATCACAGACCTGCCCGCTGGAAGCGACAAAGGACTAGTTATAGAGGGTAGTAAATGTGTAAAAACTTTCACTGGCTCACTAATGAGCGAAGGCACTGATACTCTTGTGCCGGTAGAAAATGTCGAGGTTAACGGCTCAAAAATACTCATCAAAAAGAGTGTGCCAAAGGGCTTTGCTGTGCGCGAAGTGGGGGAAAGTTACAAAAAAGGTGAAATTTTAATAAAAAAAGGCGCTCGTCTAAGCTACGCTGAGATAGCACTTCTTGCTGAGCTTGGTGTCTTTCACGTAAGCGTTTTCATACGCCCAAGAGTGGCGATACTAGCGACTGGTAGTGAGATAAAAGACCTTGGCGAGCCATTAGAAAATCCAGCACAAATTCACAGCTCAAACCACGTAGGGATCGCTATGCAGATACGCAAAATGGGTGCGGAGCCGATCCTTTGCGAGATCGTAAGAGATAAGGCCGAGCTTGTCGAAAAAGCGATCATAAACGCACTAAAATCAGCTGATATATTAGTGACGACTGGTGGCATAAGCATGGGTGATTACGACTTTGTAAAAGGCGCTTTAAATGAAAATTTTAGCCTTATCATCGAGGGTGCTGCAATAAAACCGGGCCGTCACATCAGAGTGGCAAAATCAGGTGACAAATATATCTTTGCACTGCCAGGATTTCCGTACTCGGCAATGGTTATGTGTGTGCTTTACGTGAGGGTCCTAATAAATGCGTGGTTTGGTCAAGAAGAGCCAAAGATCACGGCGATAATGGACGAAGACTATAAAAAACGCTCGCCATTTTTGGAATTTACAGCTGTAAATTTAGAAAATCGTGAAGGAAAAAATTTTGTAAATCTAAATGGCAAAAAGCTTGGCAGTTCAGCGATCGTAAATAATTTAACAAACAAAGCTGCACTTTTAATGATCCCAATGGATAAAGAAATTCTTAAAAAAGGCGAGATAGTAGAAGTCTTGATGATGCCTTGTTAA
- the yedE gene encoding YedE family putative selenium transporter — translation MNKTVLYIIAGASLGILGPVLVYFGNPANMGVCAACFLRDSVGALGFHQAKVVQYLRPEILGLIIGGFLASMLWSRNFTPVSGSAAFSRFFLGVFAMIGCLIFLGCPWRAFLRLGGGDMTAIAGLVGLFAGVFVGRFFKKNGYVIPENDATTKPVAFLPLIIAILLLIALVFGLKLGDNGALFSSEKGPGSQHANIFISLICAIVIGIFMQRSKFCSVGAISKVFERDLSMFYGIVSIIVFASITNLALGQYKFGFEAQPIAHNDVLWNFLGMSLAGLCFSLSYGCPGKHLVQMGAGNLSSAVFVLGMGAGAAISHNFILASSGAGITPYAPYAVAIGFIYAIYVGFFTKKA, via the coding sequence ATGAATAAAACAGTGCTTTACATCATCGCAGGTGCAAGCCTTGGCATTCTTGGCCCAGTGCTTGTTTATTTTGGCAACCCAGCAAACATGGGCGTTTGTGCGGCTTGCTTTTTAAGGGATAGCGTAGGTGCTCTTGGCTTTCACCAAGCCAAGGTCGTGCAGTATCTAAGGCCAGAAATTTTAGGTCTTATTATCGGAGGCTTTCTAGCAAGTATGCTTTGGAGTAGAAATTTCACTCCAGTATCAGGCAGTGCGGCATTTTCTAGATTTTTCTTAGGCGTGTTTGCTATGATTGGTTGCCTTATCTTTTTGGGCTGCCCATGGAGAGCATTTTTACGACTTGGTGGCGGAGATATGACTGCTATTGCTGGTCTTGTCGGTCTATTTGCTGGTGTTTTTGTTGGACGATTTTTTAAGAAAAATGGTTACGTCATACCTGAAAATGATGCCACTACAAAACCAGTTGCGTTTTTGCCATTAATCATTGCTATTTTGCTTTTAATAGCCCTTGTCTTTGGCTTAAAACTTGGCGATAATGGTGCATTATTTAGCTCAGAAAAAGGCCCAGGCTCACAGCACGCAAATATCTTTATCTCACTTATTTGCGCCATTGTTATTGGCATTTTTATGCAAAGAAGCAAATTTTGCTCGGTTGGTGCGATTAGCAAAGTTTTTGAGCGTGATCTTTCAATGTTTTATGGCATTGTATCTATCATCGTTTTTGCAAGTATCACAAATTTAGCTCTTGGGCAATATAAATTTGGCTTTGAAGCTCAACCTATCGCTCACAATGACGTCCTTTGGAATTTCCTTGGCATGAGCTTGGCTGGTCTTTGCTTTAGCCTAAGTTATGGCTGCCCAGGCAAACATTTAGTGCAAATGGGAGCTGGAAATTTAAGCTCAGCAGTATTTGTTTTAGGCATGGGAGCAGGCGCTGCGATAAGCCATAACTTCATACTTGCAAGCTCTGGAGCTGGCATCACTCCTTACGCTCCATATGCTGTAGCGATCGGCTTTATATACGCTATTTACGTTGGATTTTTCACTAAAAAAGCTTAA
- the upp gene encoding uracil phosphoribosyltransferase, whose translation MQNVKLISHPLIEHKLTILRDKNTQPFQFRMLVDEISYLMIFEATRNLKVKDVKIQTPVAVADAKRLTTKVMICPILRAALGMLDSVFTIIPDASVGFLGFQRNEETAQAEFFYAKLPKDAKERMAIIIDPMFATGGTAIDAVKFLREKGVKEIKFISIIAAPEGLKRFSGIYPDVEVYTASIDEKLNEKNYIVPGLGDAGDRVFNTL comes from the coding sequence ATGCAAAACGTGAAGCTCATCTCACACCCACTGATCGAGCATAAATTAACCATTCTACGTGATAAAAACACCCAACCTTTTCAGTTTCGCATGCTAGTTGATGAGATCAGTTATCTTATGATCTTTGAAGCGACTAGAAATTTAAAAGTAAAAGATGTAAAAATCCAAACTCCAGTTGCGGTGGCAGATGCAAAAAGGCTTACTACAAAGGTGATGATATGCCCTATTTTAAGGGCCGCACTTGGCATGCTTGATAGTGTCTTTACCATCATCCCAGATGCAAGCGTGGGCTTTTTGGGCTTTCAGCGAAACGAAGAGACAGCGCAGGCTGAGTTTTTCTACGCAAAGCTTCCAAAAGACGCAAAAGAGCGCATGGCGATCATCATCGATCCTATGTTTGCAACTGGCGGCACGGCGATAGATGCGGTCAAATTCTTGCGTGAAAAGGGCGTTAAAGAGATCAAATTTATCTCTATCATCGCTGCTCCTGAGGGGCTAAAGAGATTTAGTGGAATTTATCCAGATGTCGAGGTCTATACGGCATCGATTGATGAAAAACTAAACGAGAAAAACTACATCGTTCCAGGTCTTGGTGATGCTGGCGATAGAGTTTTTAACACGCTTTAA
- a CDS encoding MqnA/MqnD/SBP family protein, protein MIFGKIDYLNLLPFHVFLKSAPLSSQIKKAIEFKKGLPSKLNRALNARKIDAAVISSIASKKANLKKLNFGIVAKKEVKSVLVRKNSAPKPDPASASSNALAKVLKLNGEVIIGDRALKAYLSEGKECFYDLGKIWHEKTNLPFVFGRFSYVKNGSFYKKLVVKFLQKNVKIPNYILAQYAKSRDINEQDIKWYLKFISYKIGAKEQKSLRKFFKENRLLKAAKKN, encoded by the coding sequence ATGATATTTGGAAAGATCGATTACCTAAATTTACTCCCATTTCACGTATTTTTAAAATCAGCCCCACTAAGCTCTCAGATAAAAAAGGCGATCGAGTTTAAAAAGGGCTTGCCAAGTAAGCTAAATAGGGCACTAAATGCCAGAAAGATCGATGCTGCGGTGATCTCAAGCATAGCTAGCAAAAAGGCAAATTTAAAGAAACTAAATTTTGGAATAGTCGCCAAAAAAGAAGTAAAAAGTGTGCTTGTGCGCAAAAACTCAGCCCCAAAACCAGATCCTGCCTCAGCTAGCTCAAACGCCCTAGCCAAAGTGCTTAAGCTAAATGGTGAGGTGATCATAGGTGATAGGGCGCTAAAGGCATACTTGAGTGAGGGCAAAGAGTGCTTTTATGACCTTGGTAAAATTTGGCACGAAAAGACAAATTTGCCATTTGTTTTTGGTAGATTTTCTTACGTAAAAAATGGCTCGTTCTACAAAAAACTGGTCGTAAAATTTTTACAAAAAAACGTAAAGATCCCAAACTATATCTTAGCCCAGTATGCTAAAAGCCGCGACATAAACGAGCAAGACATTAAGTGGTATCTTAAATTTATAAGCTACAAGATCGGTGCAAAAGAGCAAAAATCACTCCGAAAATTTTTTAAAGAAAATAGACTATTAAAAGCAGCAAAAAAGAATTAA
- a CDS encoding barstar family protein, producing MKSVILDAKKMLEKEKMHEYFAKKFDLPEYYGKNLDALFDCLCEINEPTLIKLKNENALDSATKESLTQLFRDVCSENALVKFELVKDEK from the coding sequence ATGAAAAGCGTGATCTTAGATGCTAAAAAGATGCTCGAAAAAGAAAAAATGCATGAGTATTTTGCTAAGAAATTTGACCTACCAGAGTACTACGGCAAAAATTTAGACGCGCTCTTTGACTGCCTTTGTGAGATAAATGAGCCAACGCTTATAAAGCTAAAAAACGAAAATGCTTTGGATAGTGCCACAAAAGAGAGCTTAACCCAGCTATTTCGCGATGTTTGCAGTGAAAACGCGCTAGTTAAATTTGAGCTTGTAAAAGATGAAAAATGA
- a CDS encoding malic enzyme-like NAD(P)-binding protein encodes MTHVTKEEALNYHIGGKIEIKVKTPCETSRDLSMAYTPGVAEPCKEIEADNELAYKYTNKANLVAVITDGTAVLGLGDIGAIAGKPVMEGKSVLFKKFANVDAFDIELDEHDPDKIVEICKALAPTFGGINLEDIRAPKCFEIERKLQEAVDIPVMHDDQHGTAMITSAGMINAMEISGKDISKIKIVVSGAGAAGIACAKMYKALGAKHIVMIDSKGVIHSKRTDLTPEKVEFALETEDRTLADAMRGADMFLGLSKPGVLTKEMVASMNKEPIIFALANPVPEIYPEDVEAVRSDVMMGTGRSDYPNQVNNVLGFPFIFRGALDVRAKKITENMKMAAARALAQLAKEPVPAEVLKASGVSELKFGKEYIIPKPFDKRVLTAVAPAVAKAAVEDGVARVKDFDVEAYKAKLAKGF; translated from the coding sequence ATGACACATGTAACTAAAGAAGAAGCACTAAACTACCACATAGGTGGTAAGATCGAGATAAAGGTAAAGACACCTTGCGAGACGTCAAGAGACCTTTCAATGGCCTATACACCGGGTGTTGCAGAGCCTTGCAAAGAGATAGAAGCTGATAATGAACTAGCTTATAAATATACAAATAAAGCAAATTTAGTAGCCGTTATCACCGATGGCACAGCTGTTCTTGGACTTGGCGATATAGGCGCTATCGCTGGTAAGCCAGTTATGGAAGGAAAGTCAGTTTTATTTAAAAAATTTGCAAACGTTGATGCCTTTGACATCGAGCTAGATGAGCATGATCCTGATAAGATCGTTGAAATTTGCAAGGCTCTTGCTCCGACATTTGGCGGTATAAATTTAGAAGATATCCGTGCTCCAAAGTGCTTTGAGATAGAAAGAAAGCTTCAAGAAGCAGTCGATATCCCTGTAATGCACGACGATCAGCACGGTACAGCTATGATAACAAGTGCTGGTATGATAAATGCGATGGAAATTTCTGGCAAAGATATCTCAAAGATAAAGATCGTAGTTAGCGGCGCAGGCGCAGCTGGCATAGCGTGCGCTAAGATGTATAAAGCACTTGGTGCAAAACACATCGTGATGATAGATAGTAAGGGCGTAATTCATTCAAAAAGAACAGACCTAACGCCTGAAAAGGTAGAGTTTGCGCTTGAAACTGAGGATAGAACTCTAGCTGATGCGATGAGGGGCGCTGATATGTTTTTAGGTCTTTCTAAGCCTGGTGTGCTTACAAAAGAGATGGTTGCGTCAATGAATAAAGAGCCTATCATCTTTGCTTTGGCAAACCCAGTGCCTGAAATTTATCCAGAGGACGTTGAGGCTGTAAGAAGTGACGTTATGATGGGCACAGGCAGAAGTGACTATCCTAACCAAGTAAATAATGTTTTAGGTTTCCCTTTTATCTTTAGAGGCGCGCTTGACGTTAGAGCTAAAAAGATCACTGAAAATATGAAAATGGCTGCAGCTAGAGCGCTTGCGCAGCTTGCAAAAGAGCCAGTGCCAGCTGAAGTTTTAAAAGCAAGTGGCGTTAGCGAGCTAAAATTTGGCAAAGAGTACATCATCCCAAAACCATTTGATAAACGTGTGCTAACAGCGGTTGCTCCAGCAGTTGCAAAAGCTGCGGTTGAAGATGGTGTAGCGAGAGTAAAAGATTTTGATGTTGAGGCTTATAAAGCCAAGCTTGCAAAAGGATTTTAA
- a CDS encoding MotE family protein, protein MRAVLLFFIILNFAFCFEVPVDCTQIFEARKEEISKELEIIDEQRQALEVFRASSAAAYEENNKKLAKKEADLNATMKVIEQKRKEIDEVVAKNEKILKELRTMTSDKVNESYSKMKDGAAAEVLSKMPRSNAATILYALDAKKISTIMAKMDPKVASEITTLLQKGPPFADEKGDMPTPAGSINIQ, encoded by the coding sequence ATGAGAGCGGTTTTATTATTCTTTATTATTTTAAATTTTGCATTTTGTTTTGAAGTGCCAGTTGATTGTACGCAAATTTTTGAAGCTAGAAAAGAAGAAATTTCAAAGGAACTTGAGATCATAGATGAACAGCGCCAAGCTTTAGAGGTATTTCGCGCAAGCTCGGCAGCAGCCTATGAAGAAAATAATAAAAAGCTTGCCAAAAAAGAAGCTGATCTAAATGCGACAATGAAAGTGATCGAGCAAAAACGCAAAGAGATCGATGAAGTGGTCGCCAAAAATGAGAAAATTTTAAAAGAACTTCGCACAATGACTAGTGATAAAGTCAATGAGTCGTATTCTAAGATGAAAGATGGCGCGGCGGCTGAGGTGCTCTCTAAAATGCCTAGATCAAATGCGGCTACCATACTTTATGCTCTTGATGCCAAAAAGATATCAACTATAATGGCAAAAATGGATCCAAAAGTAGCATCCGAGATCACCACTTTACTTCAAAAAGGGCCACCATTTGCTGATGAGAAAGGCGATATGCCAACCCCAGCCGGTAGCATAAATATACAGTAA
- a CDS encoding ATP-binding cassette domain-containing protein yields the protein MSKNDSEIYKILARVGLSKFKNLDEILDYPKIMSGGEAQRLNFARVYLAKPKFLFLDEATSALDNTSAAEILKNLKSDFKELGVMMITHQRELFELFDEVIDIKSE from the coding sequence ATGAGCAAAAATGATAGTGAAATTTATAAAATTTTAGCCAGAGTTGGCCTTAGCAAATTTAAAAATTTAGATGAAATTTTAGACTATCCTAAGATAATGAGTGGAGGCGAGGCTCAGAGGCTAAATTTTGCCAGAGTCTATCTTGCAAAGCCTAAATTTTTATTCTTAGACGAGGCAACCTCAGCACTGGATAATACTTCAGCGGCTGAAATTTTGAAAAATTTAAAGAGCGATTTTAAGGAACTTGGCGTGATGATGATCACACATCAACGCGAGCTTTTTGAACTTTTTGATGAGGTGATAGATATAAAAAGTGAGTAA
- a CDS encoding ribonuclease domain-containing protein gives MNKRLLPALVAFIIAIIVGTFFFSNNGSEANKNAQILLEQLNKEGQKSQSLAENGSYTSKDEVALYIYKFNKLPKNFITKKEALDLGWDAKSGNLWQISGGKSIGGDRFSNREKRLPEADGRKWFECDVNYNGGRRGAERILYSNDGLIYYTPDHYEHFYLLYEKRMQ, from the coding sequence TTGAACAAAAGACTTTTGCCAGCCTTAGTCGCCTTTATCATTGCTATTATTGTTGGCACTTTTTTCTTTTCAAATAATGGTAGTGAAGCAAATAAAAATGCTCAAATTTTACTTGAGCAACTAAACAAAGAGGGACAAAAGAGCCAGAGTCTCGCAGAAAACGGCTCATACACCTCAAAAGATGAGGTTGCTCTTTATATCTATAAATTTAACAAGCTACCAAAGAATTTCATAACCAAAAAAGAGGCACTTGATCTTGGCTGGGATGCAAAAAGTGGAAATTTATGGCAGATAAGTGGTGGCAAAAGTATCGGCGGAGATAGATTTTCAAACAGAGAAAAGAGACTGCCTGAGGCTGATGGTAGAAAGTGGTTTGAGTGCGATGTAAATTATAATGGTGGCAGACGCGGCGCTGAGAGAATTTTATATTCAAACGACGGGCTTATCTACTATACGCCTGATCACTACGAGCATTTTTACCTGCTTTATGAGAAGAGGATGCAATGA